The DNA segment AAGTACGGTCAAATTTCAGATAACGAACTGAAGCAGGTCGAAGGTGACTTGAACAAGTTGTCTGGATTGATTCAGCAGAAGGCGGGTCAGAGTCGTGAGCAGGTTGAAGCATTCTTGGATGAGTGCTGTGGTGGCTCGTTCTTGGATCAAGTGAACAGCATGGCTGAGAACGCAGGCGAAACGCTGCGCGAGGGTTATGAGCATGTCGCAGACGCCGCCCGAGAGGGTTACGACTACTCCGTCAAAACGGTGTCTCGGCGCCCGCTCGAGTCCCTCGTGGCCGCGGCCGGCGTTGGGATGATGCTGGGCGTCATGATTGGCGTTTCAATCGGAGCCCGCCGCGAACGCGAGCTTTCATGGCGTGATCGCTGGAGCCGCTAGAGAGAATCCACCGGACGTGACGCGAGATTTTAGATCCCCGCACGTTGCCACCATCACTTCCGCTACCGCGTTCCCGTTGTCTATCGTGAAAAGC comes from the Rubripirellula reticaptiva genome and includes:
- a CDS encoding CsbD family protein; this encodes MTKFDGVNVVICKLEDNAVLAFDVEVDSLVRSLRNCIRDEHFATRKDLKMVTKQELSGKWESIVGSVKKKYGQISDNELKQVEGDLNKLSGLIQQKAGQSREQVEAFLDECCGGSFLDQVNSMAENAGETLREGYEHVADAAREGYDYSVKTVSRRPLESLVAAAGVGMMLGVMIGVSIGARRERELSWRDRWSR